DNA from Candidatus Hydrogenedentota bacterium:
GTGATGGGACCCGCGCGCCCCCATCTCGCACTCGCTGCCGGCTTGGATGCGCAAGAGCCGCGCTACGCCTTCTCGGCCGGCTCGACCACAACCGCAGCATAGACCTCCAGCCTGTCGATACGCACGATGAGCCTTTTCTTCTCGAGCATCACGGTTGCCGCAGCGCCCCTGCACGTCACTCGTGGAGCGGGGCAGGGGCTCTCCAACTCGACCCTGATCTCGCGCAAGGCGGGAATCTCGTGTACGCGGGGCATGTCGTGTGCCGAATGGGTCCGATTGGCCAGGTGGATGATGGTTCGTTCGGGCGTGTTCTGGCGCCACACCGTGACCTCGAGAGTTCTCGGGGCCTCCACAATCACTTGCCGCTGCGGCAGGAGCTGGTCTATATAGTCTGCCATGCGGTCGCGGGCATGGGTGAGGTTATGCAGCGCGTAATAGCGGCCCAATCCGAACGCCACGTACAAGACATGTCCTTTGCCCGACTTCTTCGTTACGGCCACCGGCCATTGCGTGGGCTTCATAGGGAAGGGATCCATATATCCCGCCACGGACCCGGCGGGGTCCGTGGCGATATGGCGCGCCAGCACTTCACCCGACGCAACTACCTGCTGAAACACGCCTGATGCCGGTTCGGGCTCGACCGGGCCTTCCATCGCAAAGGGGCCTTCGACCATTCCCTTGCGGGTCAGACCGAACAGTTTCGCCAGAGCAAAGTCGGGGCGGGGAAAGCCCCTCTCGTCTCCCAGCGACATCTCACCCGTGGCCAGCACGTGGCCGCCCGCGCGCGCATACGCGTCCACGGCCGCGCAAAATGTGTCGCTCACGAACGCCGTATTCGGCAGTATAAGCAGGTCGTACGCCTTCAAATCCTCCGCGGAGCTGACCTTCTCGGCCACCACGATTTCGAAGGGAATGTGCTCCTCGATGAGTACCCGGGACCATCCGTCGAGTTCCTGCGACCAGTCCATCCGCCCTTCGCGGAAATACCTTCGCGTGGCCCAAGAGAACACCAGCGCCACCTTGGCCGCGGGCTCAGAGTCCGCGTGCAGGTCCGCGTCCTCCATGAAGAAATCCAGCCCTTTCCGGACCGTCTCGAGCAGGCGCTTGGAGCTGGTGGTGTCCGGATAGGCGCCCACGCAACAAGGGCCGAGCACGTTGCAGCCGTTGGCCTTCGCGCTCGCTGCGCTGATCTGCCATGCGGTCAGCGGCACGGACAGATGAGCGTGGTTCGGCGATGAAGAGGTCAGCAGTTCGCACGACGGTTTCCCGATCGCCCGATGCCAACGCATCGTCAGGTCTGACGCGTGCAGATCAAAGAAGATCTCCGACACATAGAGGTCCAGGTGAGGCAGCCAGTTCTCATCGAACCCGTAAATGGGCGGCAACCAGACGGGGTTCTGGCCGTTGTGGGCGGCGAAAACGCCGTGCTCGCGCAGCACGGCCGATACCTCGCCAATAAGTGACGCGCTGCATTCGCTTCGCCAGTCAATGAACTCCCGCCAGTTGGCGCTGATGGCCTCTTGCGTGATCTCTTTCGTACCGCAGATTTTCTCGAGCGCAGGACGGCAGTAGCCGCACACGCACACCCCGCTGTTGAAGAACATGTCGAGGTGAAACCCGTCGGGATGATACCGCTCGATGATTTCGCGCGCTACCGCGACTACCTGCGC
Protein-coding regions in this window:
- a CDS encoding beta-galactosidase trimerization domain-containing protein; amino-acid sequence: MGLAARGTPAERGAAARAAHAAVSPHEWLNRRQRIYWYDQYALNDQETAFANYDPDRIAAELAATGADIVAVYAANQFSVAYYPSAIWPMHPNLKGRDYFGEVSSRLQAQGQKVIGYINWLESRHPEWYVVPMGGKPETEYPLASWAAPDNPDWRVQRVPGGSWRFACINSPRRAQVVAVAREIIERYHPDGFHLDMFFNSGVCVCGYCRPALEKICGTKEITQEAISANWREFIDWRSECSASLIGEVSAVLREHGVFAAHNGQNPVWLPPIYGFDENWLPHLDLYVSEIFFDLHASDLTMRWHRAIGKPSCELLTSSSPNHAHLSVPLTAWQISAASAKANGCNVLGPCCVGAYPDTTSSKRLLETVRKGLDFFMEDADLHADSEPAAKVALVFSWATRRYFREGRMDWSQELDGWSRVLIEEHIPFEIVVAEKVSSAEDLKAYDLLILPNTAFVSDTFCAAVDAYARAGGHVLATGEMSLGDERGFPRPDFALAKLFGLTRKGMVEGPFAMEGPVEPEPASGVFQQVVASGEVLARHIATDPAGSVAGYMDPFPMKPTQWPVAVTKKSGKGHVLYVAFGLGRYYALHNLTHARDRMADYIDQLLPQRQVIVEAPRTLEVTVWRQNTPERTIIHLANRTHSAHDMPRVHEIPALREIRVELESPCPAPRVTCRGAAATVMLEKKRLIVRIDRLEVYAAVVVEPAEKA